A single window of Onychomys torridus chromosome 8, mOncTor1.1, whole genome shotgun sequence DNA harbors:
- the LOC118589058 gene encoding testis-specific gene A8 protein-like, translating to MSPRRPRRGPLRPSAPPEVGTQRGRRRILRWPPQARKGLPAHAAPRLLAAASERARRLAPRPAAGPLRAHGRTRPRAAASTAAAPKAPAGKSSRRAHRAPAATANEPSAAPRALGAGRGGAPQPAAPRANGARTLLLTKKPVGQWMAGAGPGAAGARAFLQ from the exons ATGTCGCCTAGGCGGCCGCGGCGCGGGCCACTTCGGCCCAGCGCGCCCCCGGAGGTCGGGACTCAGCGCGGCCGCCGCCGCATTTTGCGCTGGCCGCCGCAGGCCCGGAAAGGCCTCCCCGCTCACGCCGCGCCCCGCCTGCTCGCCGCGGCCTCAGAGCGCGCGCGCCGCCtcgcgccccgccccgccgccgGGCCGCTGCGGGCCCATGGACGGACGCGGCCTCGGGCCGCTGCCTCCACCGCGGCCGCCCCCAAGGCGCCGGCCGGCAAGTCCAGCCGTCGCGCTCACCGGGCGCCCGCCGCCACCGCGAACGAACCGAGCGCGGCGCCGCGCGCActcggggcggggcggggcggggcgccgCAACCGGCAGCCCCGCGGGCCAATGGCGCCCGCACGCTCCTGCTAACAAAGAAACCCGTCGGCCAATGGATGGCGGGGGCGGGACCGGGAGCAGCGGGCGCAAG agcttttctccaatga